In one Mauremys mutica isolate MM-2020 ecotype Southern chromosome 3, ASM2049712v1, whole genome shotgun sequence genomic region, the following are encoded:
- the KCNF1 gene encoding potassium voltage-gated channel subfamily F member 1 has protein sequence MAGESRFPDVDSNGSEKNEDIEIIVNVGGVRQVLYGENLNRYPATRLAQLINCLSGGYDTIFSLCDDYDPGKREFYFDRDPDAFKCIIDIYYFGEIHMKKGICPICFKNEMEFWKVDLKFLDDCCKTHLSEKKEELEEIARRVQLILDDLGVDASENRWKRCQKYIWKLMEKPESSYSARVIAVLSFLFILISSVVMCLGTIPELQIVDSEGNHVEHPTLDNIETACIGWFTLEYVLRLISSPNKLYFVISFMNIIDVFAILPFYVSLILTHLGAGMMELTNVQQAVQALRIMRIARIFKLARHSTGLQTLTYALKRSFKELGLLLMYLAVGIFVFSALGYTMEQSHPETLFKSIPQSFWWAIITMTTVGYGDIYPKTTLGKLNAATSFLCGVIAIALPIHPIINNFVRYYNKQRVLETAAKHELELMELYSGEGKVGGSKNELEDLMGEGKEHPSWSRQLKVSYSDTFIHLLSDEKHYRTRLQSCK, from the coding sequence ATGGCAGGTGAATCTAGATTTCCAGATGTGGACAGTAATGGatcagaaaaaaatgaagatATAGAGATTATAGTCAATGTTGGTGGGGTGAGGCAGGTGCTATACGGAGAAAATCTGAACCGATATCCAGCAACAAGATTAGCACAGTTGATCAACTGTTTATCAGGGGGATATGATACTATTTTCTCCCTTTGTGATGACTATGATCCTGGGAAAAGAGAATTTTATTTTGACAGAGATCCAGATGCTTTCAAATGCATTATTGATATATATTACTTTGGAGAAATTCACATGAAGAAAGGAATATGCCCTATATGTTTCAAGAATGAAATGGAATTTTGGAAAGTAGACCTGAAATTCTTGGATGACTGCTGCAAAACTCATCTGAGCGAAAAAAAGGAGGAACTGGAAGAAATAGCCCGAAGGGTGCAATTGATTCTGGATGATTTGGGAGTGGATGCCTCTGAAAATCGCTGGAAGAGATGCCAGAAATACATTTGGAAATTAATGGAGAAACCAGAATCATCCTATTCAGCTAGAGTCATCGCAGTGTTGTCCTTCCTATTTATTTTAATCTCATCTGTAGTAATGTGCCTGGGGACCATCCCAGAGCTCCAGATAGTAGACTCTGAGGGAAATCATGTGGAACACCCAACACTGGACAACATTGAGACAGCATGTATAGGCTGGTTTACCTTGGAATATGTGCTTAGACTTATTTCTTCTCCTAATAAACTGTACTTTGTGATTTCTTTCATGAACATCATTGATGTTTTTGCAATACTTCCCTTCTATGTCAGCTTGATCTTGACCCACTTGGGTGCCGGAATGATGGAGTTAACCAACGTGCAACAGGCTGTTCAAGCACTTCGGATCATGAGGATTGCTAGAATTTTCAAACTCGCACGCCACTCCACAGGGCTACAGACTTTAACCTATGCTCTTAAAAGAAGCTTTAAGGAGCTAGGACTGCTTCTTATGTACTTGGCTGTTGGAATCTTTGTCTTTTCTGCTCTTGGTTATACCATGGAGCAAAGTCACCCTGAAACCTTATTTAAAAGCATCCCTCAGTCATTTTGGTGGGCAATTATAACCATGACCACAGTTGGATACGGGGACATATATCCTAAGACAACACTGGGGAAACTGAATGCTGCCACCAGTTTCCTTTGTGGGGTGATAGCTATAGCACTTCCTATCCACCCCATCATAAACAACTTTGTCAGATACTATAATAAGCAGAGAGTTTTAGAAACAGCTGCCAAGCATGAACTGGAGCTGATGGAGCTATACTCAGGTGAGGGGAAAGTTGGAGGCTCCAAGAATGAACTAGAGGATCTTATGGGGGAAGGCAAGGAGCATCCTTCATGGAGCAGACAGCTAAAAGTTTCCTACAGTGACACCTTCATTCATCTCctatcagatgagaaacattacAGGACCAGGCTTCAGAGCTGCAAATAA